From a single Glycine soja cultivar W05 chromosome 19, ASM419377v2, whole genome shotgun sequence genomic region:
- the LOC114400239 gene encoding protein RESISTANCE TO PHYTOPHTHORA 1, chloroplastic-like has product MNTLISPPSTNRYLGGVPYSFLSPLRNITTNLNLPRFHSTVATNFLSHSPVLATLSARATSDEVDTQTVVEELAEEKKVEENTNEDNTSTFSSPIDKELKKVAQKTAATFAPRASTATKNPAVPGTVLYSVFEVQGYVSMLLGGALSFNLIFPSDEPDIWRLMGMWSIWMFTIPSLRARDCSKNEKEALNYLFLLIPLINVIIPFFWKSFAVVWSADVVAFLGMYAWKFGWLQRTD; this is encoded by the exons atgaacacGTTAATCTCACCGCCTTCTACAAACCGTTACCTTGGTGGGGTCCCTTACTCTTTCCTCTCTCCGCTTCGAAACATCACCACCAACCTTAACCTTCCGAGGTTCCATTCCACGGTTGCTACCAACTTCTTGTCACACTCTCCGGTTCTTGCCACACTCTCCGCACGTGCCACTTCTGATGAAGTAGACACGCAAACAGTGGTTGAGGAACTTGCAGAGGAGAAGAAAGTGGAAGAGAACACCAACGAGGACAACACATCcactttttcttctcctattgACAAAGAACTTAAAAAG GTTGCTCAGAAGACTGCTGCTACCTTTGCACCAAGGGCTTCCACGGCTACAAAAAACCCTGCAGTGCCCGGAACGGTTCTGTACAGTGTTTTTGAGGTTCAAGGGTATGTTTCAATGTTGTTGGGGGGAGCTTTGTCTTTTAATCTCATCTTCCCTTCTGATGAACCTGACATTTGGAGATTAATGGGAATGTGGTCCATTTGGATGTTCA CAATTCCTTCATTACGAGCTCGAGATTGCTCAAAGAATGAGAAAGAAGCTCTCAACTATCTTTTTCTCCTCATCCCATTGATCAATGTTATAATCCCATTCTTTTGGAAGTCCTTTGCTGTTGTTTGGTCAGCAGATGTAGTAGCCTTCTTGGGAATGTACGCATGGAAG TTTGGATGGCTTCAGAGAACGGATTAA
- the LOC114400237 gene encoding exosome complex component RRP4 homolog isoform X3 translates to MASSRDTEPPTSTAKSSPPSAASSSASTNLSTFARYAPGRVVEVAQKRWRLEINYNQDAVLLLSSMNMPDGVQRRRTAVDELNMRCIFEENDVVCAEVRGFQHDGLHLQARSRKYGKLNRGQLLTVPPYLVKRQKQHFHHLEEFGIDLILGCNGFIWVGEHVEAKDDMIEDQVSQSDSQVLFPNKNCVSLEEQEKNYTILETRKYISRAANAVRVLSTLGFNITLEIIKGIIDLSLSMNLDIHDMLGSEFCVLVAEKEAERRSSMKKRR, encoded by the exons ATGGCGTCCTCAAGGGACACGGAACCGCCGACCTCAACGGCGAAGTCGTCGCCACCCTCTGCGGCGTCGTCGAGCGCGTCAACAAACTTGTCTACGTTCGCGCGTTACGCTCCAG GGCGTGTTGTTGAG GTTGCTCAGAAGCGTTGGAGATTGGAGATAAATTACAATCAGGATGCAGTTTTGCTGCTCTCTTCTATGAACATGCCTGATGGTGTTCAG AGGCGGAGGACAGCTGTGGATGAGCTAAACATGCGCTGCATTTTCGAGGAGAATGATGTTGTTTGT GCTGAAGTTCGTGGTTTCCAGCATGATGGCTTACACCTTCAAGCAAGGAGTCGGAAATATGGAAAG CTTAATAGAGGTCAACTGCTTACTGTCCCACCTTATTTAGTGAAGAGACAAAAACAACATTTCCATCATCTTGAGGAGTTTGGTATTGATTTGATACTTGGCTGTAATGGATTCATATGGGTTGGGGAACATGTTGAAGCCAAAGATGACATGATAGAAGATCAAGTGAGCCAATCTGATTCACAAGTTTTATTCCCTAATAAAAATTGTGTCAGTCTTGAAGAACAagagaaaaattatacaatattgGAGACAAGAAAATACATATCCAGAGCTGCTAATGCTGTTAGAGTATTGTCAACCTTAGGCTTCAATATTACATTGGAAATCATCAAGGGAATTATTGATCTAAGCCTATCTATGAATCTTGATATACACGATATGCTTGGTTCTGAGTTTTGTGTTCTGGTTGCCGAAAAAGAGGCTGAAAGGAGAAGCTCAATGAAAAAAAGGCGGTAG
- the LOC114400237 gene encoding exosome complex component RRP4 homolog isoform X2 — protein sequence MREIQLPLSQTQKVRLQKALEQLESLSTKVNSDASVIIADSIHVNHEDGVLKGHGTADLNGEVVATLCGVVERVNKLVYVRALRSRYKPEVGDIVIGRVVEVAQKRWRLEINYNQDAVLLLSSMNMPDGVQAEVRGFQHDGLHLQARSRKYGKLNRGQLLTVPPYLVKRQKQHFHHLEEFGIDLILGCNGFIWVGEHVEAKDDMIEDQVSQSDSQVLFPNKNCVSLEEQEKNYTILETRKYISRAANAVRVLSTLGFNITLEIIKGIIDLSLSMNLDIHDMLGSEFCVLVAEKEAERRSSMKKRR from the exons aTGAGAGAGATACAGTTACCCTTAAGCCAAACACAGAAGGTTCGTCTTCAGAAGGCTCTGGAACAGTTAGAGTCTCTGTCAACGAAGGTGAATTCCGATGCTTCGGTAATCATCGCCGATTCCATCCACGTCAACCACGAAGATGGCGTCCTCAAGGGACACGGAACCGCCGACCTCAACGGCGAAGTCGTCGCCACCCTCTGCGGCGTCGTCGAGCGCGTCAACAAACTTGTCTACGTTCGCGCGTTACGCTCCAG GTATAAACCTGAGGTTGGTGACATTGTTATAGGGCGTGTTGTTGAG GTTGCTCAGAAGCGTTGGAGATTGGAGATAAATTACAATCAGGATGCAGTTTTGCTGCTCTCTTCTATGAACATGCCTGATGGTGTTCAG GCTGAAGTTCGTGGTTTCCAGCATGATGGCTTACACCTTCAAGCAAGGAGTCGGAAATATGGAAAG CTTAATAGAGGTCAACTGCTTACTGTCCCACCTTATTTAGTGAAGAGACAAAAACAACATTTCCATCATCTTGAGGAGTTTGGTATTGATTTGATACTTGGCTGTAATGGATTCATATGGGTTGGGGAACATGTTGAAGCCAAAGATGACATGATAGAAGATCAAGTGAGCCAATCTGATTCACAAGTTTTATTCCCTAATAAAAATTGTGTCAGTCTTGAAGAACAagagaaaaattatacaatattgGAGACAAGAAAATACATATCCAGAGCTGCTAATGCTGTTAGAGTATTGTCAACCTTAGGCTTCAATATTACATTGGAAATCATCAAGGGAATTATTGATCTAAGCCTATCTATGAATCTTGATATACACGATATGCTTGGTTCTGAGTTTTGTGTTCTGGTTGCCGAAAAAGAGGCTGAAAGGAGAAGCTCAATGAAAAAAAGGCGGTAG
- the LOC114400237 gene encoding exosome complex component RRP4 homolog isoform X1, translated as MREIQLPLSQTQKVRLQKALEQLESLSTKVNSDASVIIADSIHVNHEDGVLKGHGTADLNGEVVATLCGVVERVNKLVYVRALRSRYKPEVGDIVIGRVVEVAQKRWRLEINYNQDAVLLLSSMNMPDGVQRRRTAVDELNMRCIFEENDVVCAEVRGFQHDGLHLQARSRKYGKLNRGQLLTVPPYLVKRQKQHFHHLEEFGIDLILGCNGFIWVGEHVEAKDDMIEDQVSQSDSQVLFPNKNCVSLEEQEKNYTILETRKYISRAANAVRVLSTLGFNITLEIIKGIIDLSLSMNLDIHDMLGSEFCVLVAEKEAERRSSMKKRR; from the exons aTGAGAGAGATACAGTTACCCTTAAGCCAAACACAGAAGGTTCGTCTTCAGAAGGCTCTGGAACAGTTAGAGTCTCTGTCAACGAAGGTGAATTCCGATGCTTCGGTAATCATCGCCGATTCCATCCACGTCAACCACGAAGATGGCGTCCTCAAGGGACACGGAACCGCCGACCTCAACGGCGAAGTCGTCGCCACCCTCTGCGGCGTCGTCGAGCGCGTCAACAAACTTGTCTACGTTCGCGCGTTACGCTCCAG GTATAAACCTGAGGTTGGTGACATTGTTATAGGGCGTGTTGTTGAG GTTGCTCAGAAGCGTTGGAGATTGGAGATAAATTACAATCAGGATGCAGTTTTGCTGCTCTCTTCTATGAACATGCCTGATGGTGTTCAG AGGCGGAGGACAGCTGTGGATGAGCTAAACATGCGCTGCATTTTCGAGGAGAATGATGTTGTTTGT GCTGAAGTTCGTGGTTTCCAGCATGATGGCTTACACCTTCAAGCAAGGAGTCGGAAATATGGAAAG CTTAATAGAGGTCAACTGCTTACTGTCCCACCTTATTTAGTGAAGAGACAAAAACAACATTTCCATCATCTTGAGGAGTTTGGTATTGATTTGATACTTGGCTGTAATGGATTCATATGGGTTGGGGAACATGTTGAAGCCAAAGATGACATGATAGAAGATCAAGTGAGCCAATCTGATTCACAAGTTTTATTCCCTAATAAAAATTGTGTCAGTCTTGAAGAACAagagaaaaattatacaatattgGAGACAAGAAAATACATATCCAGAGCTGCTAATGCTGTTAGAGTATTGTCAACCTTAGGCTTCAATATTACATTGGAAATCATCAAGGGAATTATTGATCTAAGCCTATCTATGAATCTTGATATACACGATATGCTTGGTTCTGAGTTTTGTGTTCTGGTTGCCGAAAAAGAGGCTGAAAGGAGAAGCTCAATGAAAAAAAGGCGGTAG
- the LOC114400599 gene encoding uncharacterized protein LOC114400599 yields MLKLLNNNLRRLSSHLRWSSRRRFKPKLRFTKPTLEPHTEPSPPPTKPIRIATFNAAFFSMAPVLPEADDKTTTSSDDNIGRAKSPYDRPRSILKQSQPPLLGKSKLRVSINLPDNEISLRQTSFSEHERSKLGSLSWSWSFAEGGKERQRRTVVEVLRELNADVLGLQDVKAEEENGMKPLSDLASSLGMNYVFAESWAPQYGNAVLSKWPIKRWKLQKIFDHNDYRNVLKATIDVPQEGELHFYCTHLDHLDENWRMKQINAIIQSNDEPHILAGCLNSLNESDYSEERWTDIVKYYEEMGKPTPKVEVMKHLKSRHYTDAKDFSGECEPVVMIAKGQSVQGTCKYGTRVDYILSSSDSPYKFVTGSYLVLSSKGTSDHHIVKVDVVKVNSNPQENLTKKQGQPRQKVARIKPSPSKCIWKTHTGDID; encoded by the exons ATGCTTAAACTCCTCAACAATAACCTCCGTCGCCTCAGCTCCCACCTCCGCTGGTCCTCACGGCGTCGTTTTAAGCCCAAGCTACGCTTCACCAAGCCCACTCTCGAACCTCACACCGAACCTTCTCCTCCTCCAACGAAACCAATACGAATCGCAACGTTCAACGCCGCATTCTTCTCCATGGCACCGGTGCTTCCCGAAGCAGACGACAAAACCACCACCTCCTCGGACGACAACATAGGACGAGCGAAGTCACCCTACGATCGACCGCGGAGCATTCTGAAACAGTCGCAGCCTCCTTTGCTGGGGAAGTCAAAGCTGAGAGTGTCCATCAACTTACCCGACAACGAGATTTCGCTGCGCCAAACGAGCTTCTCCGAACACGAGAGATCGAAATTAGGGTCGTTGTCGTGGTCGTGGAGTTTCGCCGAGGGAGGAAAAGAGAGGCAGAGAAGAACGGTGGTTGAAGTTCTGAGAGAGCTAAACGCCGACGTTTTGGGCTTGCAAGACGTGAAGGCGGAGGAAGAGAACGGGATGAAGCCTTTGTCGGATTTGGCGAGTTCTCTGGGAATGAATTACGTCTTCGCCGAAAGCTGGGCTCCTCAATACGGCAACGCCGTTTTGTCCAAGTGGCCCATTAAACGCTGGAAGCTACAGAAAATCTTTGATCACAACGATTACAG GAATGTTCTGAAGGCCACTATCGATGTACCCCAAGAAGGTGAACTCCACTTTTACTGCACCCACCTTGATCATCTTGATGAGAATTGGAGAATGAAACAGATAAATGCAATAATTCAATCTAATGATGAGCCACACATTTTAGCTGGATGCCTTAATTCGCTCAATGAATCAGATTATTCCGAAGAAAGATGGACAGATATTGTAAAG TACTATGAAGAGATGGGAAAGCCAACACCGAAGGTTGAAGTGATGAAACATCTCAAGAGCAGACACTACACGGATGCTAAGGACTTTTCAGGGGAATGTGAGCCTGTTGTCATGATTGCCAAAGGACAAA GTGTCCAAGGGACATGTAAGTATGGAACTAGGGTTGATTACATATTATCTTCCTCAGATTCTCCATATAAATTCGTTACTGGATCCTACTTAGTCCTTTCTTCCAAAGGGACTTCAGATCATCACATAGTGAAAGTTGATGTGGTAAAAGTAAATAGTAATCCTCAGGAAAATCTGACAAAGAAGCAGGGACAACCAAGACAGAAAGTTGCAAGAATAAAACCAAGTCCATCGAAATGTATATGGAAAACACACACTGGAGATATAGATtga